From a single Arachis hypogaea cultivar Tifrunner chromosome 3, arahy.Tifrunner.gnm2.J5K5, whole genome shotgun sequence genomic region:
- the LOC112785530 gene encoding heavy metal-associated isoprenylated plant protein 3, which produces MGEEKKKSEGGENNVVLKVDCSCDGCFSKIRRCLRSYPGVDNVKAETDTGKITVTGNVSDPAKMKERLEKKLNKKVILISPQIKKDKNNKNGDQNKENKTDGDNKEKKSKEKETPVMTTAVLKVALHCQGCVDKIRKTVSKTKGVNEMEINKEKETVTVKGTMDVKALAANLTEKLKRKVEVVPPKKPENKENNGGGEGKKNKGGNNNNNEEMVMMEVNRMEYIPSAYGYGYAPVVHPHHHGGYSYMPVYTYPEQFHLHAPPPPPHIFSDENPHACSLM; this is translated from the exons ATGGGCGAGGAG aagaagaagagcgAGGGTGGAGAAAACAATGTCGTGTTGAAGGTGGATTGCAGCTGCGATGGCTGCTTTTCCAAGATCAGACGCTGCCTCCGCTCTTACCCCGGCGTCGACAATGTCAAGGCGGAGACCGACACCGGAAAGATAACCGTCACCGGAAATGTTTCAGATCCCGCCAAAATGAAGGAGAGGCTTGAGAAGAAGCTCAACAAGAAGGTGATTCTTATCTCACCTCAGATCAAGAAggacaaaaacaacaaaaatggcGACCAGAATAAAGAGAACAAAACCGACGGCGATAACAAGGAGAAGAAATCCAAAGAGAAAGAG ACTCCGGTAATGACGACGGCGGTTCTGAAGGTGGCGCTCCACTGCCAGGGATGCGTCGACAAAATCCGCAAAACTGTCTCCAAAACCAAAG GGGTGAATGAAATGGagataaacaaagagaaagagacGGTGACAGTGAAGGGGACCATGGACGTCAAGGCTCTGGCTGCGAATCTAACGGAGAAGCTCAAGAGGAAGGTGGAGGTGGTCCCACCCAAGAAACCAGAGAACAAGGAGAACAATGGCGGTGGTGAAGGCAAGAAGAACAAGggtggtaataataataataatgaagaaaTGGTGATGATGGAGGTGAATAGAATGGAGTATATACCATCTGCATATGGATATGGATATGCTCCTGTTGTGCATCCACATCATCATGGCGGTTACAGCTATATGCCTGTGTATACGTACCCGGAGCAGTTTCACTTGCATGCACCGCCACCACCTCCTCATATCTTCAGTGATGAGAACCCACATGCTTGTTCTCTCATGTGA